One genomic region from Corvus hawaiiensis isolate bCorHaw1 chromosome 28, bCorHaw1.pri.cur, whole genome shotgun sequence encodes:
- the LOC125318006 gene encoding uncharacterized protein LOC125318006 isoform X2 encodes MESVATRYRCAVGTCKVCSPGFATLKAPTGNLQKMTTVWTNKPTGNLQKMMMVWIIWWMVLTQAETEQGLTMLPLMPENNVWVTLAHACRCLPRSAARPRDCPGMSGLVPAMCSESPLFQARVRLESSTDSPEAESDWLVTTGPPPALPFPFPRIKQRSQLALPLLLLPLVLRTDSPVSPGTGGTKKTGIQARSLGYISTVCFCFDDSFTAVTCRVSELPSRWIARAISRQPEAFQSRDR; translated from the coding sequence aTACCGCTGTGCGGTGGGTACCTGTAAGGTGTGTTCGCCCGGATTTGCGACATTAAAAGCGCCAACAGGCAACCTTCAGAAGATGACAACGGTGTGGACCAACAAACCAACGGGCAACCTTCAGAAGATGATGATGGTGTGGATCATTTGGTGGATGGTCCTGACTCAAGCTGAGACAGAGCAAGGACTTACCATGTTACCCCTGATGCCAGAAAACAATGTGTGGGTGACCCTTGCCCACGCCTGTCGCTGCCTGCCCAGAAGTGCAGCCCGGCCCCGGGACTGCCCAGGCATGTCCGGACTTGtccctgccatgtgctctgaatcccctttgttccaagcgcgggtaAGACTTGAAAGTAGCACAGACTCCCCCGAAGCAGAGTCCGATTGGCTGGTTACCACGGGTCCaccccctgctctcccctttcccttcccccgaATAAAGCAGCGATCCCAGCTGGCCCTGCCCCTCTTGCTCCTGCCTCTCGTTCTGCGAACAGACTCTCCCGTCTCTCCTGGGACAGgaggaacaaagaaaacaggaatacaGGCACGGAGTCTGGGCTATATTTCTACTGTTTGCTTCTGCTTTGATGACAGCTTTACAGCTGTCACTTGTCGCGTATCGGAGCTGCCGAGCCGCTGGATTGCCCGTGCCATCTCTAGGCAGCCCGAGGCTTTCCAGAGCAGAGACCGGTAA